A portion of the Novosphingobium sp. KA1 genome contains these proteins:
- the hemF gene encoding oxygen-dependent coproporphyrinogen oxidase — translation MTDWTAHTDRARHWFETLRSRICAEFEAIEREAGSSASFEYTPWKRAAVEGGEDGETGGGTRALMKGEVFEKVGVNVSTVVGALSKDFAGTINGASAEQNAFSATGISLVAHMRNPHVPAVHMNTRFLTTTKAWFGGGADLNPPLPYDEDTAEFHAELKATCDAHGERHYERYKAWADEYFYIPHRKVHRGVGGIFYDHLECADDAAWEANFAFTQAVGEAFLAVFPRLVRRRMGLDFTPADKARQLEWRGRYAEFNLVYDRGTLFGLKTGGNIDAILMSLPPEATWS, via the coding sequence ATGACCGACTGGACTGCCCACACCGACCGCGCCCGTCACTGGTTCGAGACGTTGCGCAGCCGCATCTGCGCCGAGTTCGAGGCGATCGAGCGCGAGGCAGGCTCCTCCGCTTCCTTCGAGTATACCCCGTGGAAGCGGGCGGCGGTTGAAGGCGGCGAGGACGGCGAGACCGGAGGCGGCACCCGCGCGCTGATGAAGGGCGAGGTCTTCGAGAAGGTGGGCGTCAACGTTTCCACCGTTGTTGGCGCACTTTCGAAGGATTTCGCCGGCACGATCAATGGCGCCTCGGCCGAACAGAACGCCTTTTCCGCCACCGGCATCAGCCTCGTCGCACACATGCGCAACCCGCACGTGCCGGCCGTGCACATGAACACCCGTTTCCTCACCACCACCAAGGCCTGGTTCGGCGGCGGTGCCGATCTCAATCCGCCGCTGCCCTATGACGAGGATACCGCCGAGTTCCACGCTGAACTCAAGGCGACCTGCGACGCCCACGGCGAGCGCCATTACGAGCGTTACAAGGCCTGGGCGGACGAGTATTTCTACATTCCCCACCGCAAGGTTCACCGCGGTGTGGGCGGCATCTTCTACGATCACCTCGAATGCGCCGATGATGCCGCGTGGGAGGCCAATTTCGCCTTTACCCAGGCGGTGGGGGAGGCCTTCCTCGCGGTGTTCCCGCGCCTCGTGCGCCGTCGGATGGGGCTGGATTTCACGCCCGCCGACAAGGCCCGGCAGCTCGAATGGCGTGGGCGCTACGCCGAGTTCAATCTTGTCTACGACCGGGGCACGCTGTTCGGCCTCAAGACCGGCGGCAACATCGACGCCATTCTGATGAGCCTGCCGCCCGAGGCGACCTGGAGCTAA
- the pdeM gene encoding ligase-associated DNA damage response endonuclease PdeM — MVPFSFCAQEIFLVPPPASAPATRGSALYWPREQALLVADLHLEKASFFAQTGQMLPPYDSRETLERLAHAVRQTGARRVFALGDNFHDSAGTQRLDPHTAGMLCALTRVLDWVWITGNHDPHLGHEAGGTLVEEIAVSGITLRHEAKPGCTGAELSGHYHPRLIVHARGRRIARPCVVHGGNRLILPAFGALTGGMDAADPVIVEALQPANEIDALVAAKDQLLRYPLWRAAA; from the coding sequence ATGGTTCCCTTTTCGTTCTGCGCACAGGAGATCTTTCTGGTGCCGCCGCCCGCCTCGGCCCCGGCGACCCGCGGGAGCGCGCTCTACTGGCCGCGCGAGCAGGCGCTGCTGGTGGCGGACCTGCATCTCGAAAAGGCCAGCTTCTTCGCGCAGACCGGGCAGATGCTGCCCCCCTACGACAGCCGCGAGACATTGGAGCGCCTCGCCCACGCGGTGCGGCAGACCGGCGCACGGCGGGTCTTCGCTCTGGGAGACAATTTTCACGACAGCGCCGGGACACAGCGGCTTGATCCGCATACCGCGGGCATGCTCTGCGCGCTTACCCGCGTGCTCGACTGGGTGTGGATCACCGGAAATCACGATCCCCATCTCGGCCACGAGGCGGGTGGCACCCTGGTGGAGGAAATCGCGGTCTCGGGCATCACCCTGCGCCATGAGGCGAAGCCGGGCTGCACCGGAGCGGAACTTTCCGGGCACTATCACCCCCGCCTGATCGTCCATGCACGAGGCCGCCGGATCGCTCGCCCCTGCGTGGTCCATGGCGGCAATCGGCTGATTTTGCCTGCTTTCGGCGCGCTTACCGGCGGGATGGACGCCGCCGATCCCGTCATCGTCGAGGCGCTCCAGCCCGCCAACGAGATCGACGCCCTGGTCGCCGCGAAGGACCAACTTCTGCGCTATCCCCTCTGGCGAGCGGCCGCCTGA
- the infC gene encoding translation initiation factor IF-3 translates to MMTPPVKSGPRYNNMIQSDKVRVIDQDGENLGVMYTRAAIEQAADVGLDLVEVSPNADPPVCKFLDVGKYRYEAQKKANAARKTQKTQEIKEIKMRPNIDDHDYETKMRNVVRFIGDGDKVKVTLRFRGRELSHQQLGMNLLRRVQEDVADIAKIEAYPRMEGRQMLMVLSPK, encoded by the coding sequence ATGATGACGCCACCGGTCAAGAGTGGACCGCGCTACAATAACATGATCCAGTCGGACAAGGTCCGGGTTATCGACCAGGATGGCGAGAACCTGGGTGTCATGTACACGCGTGCGGCCATCGAACAGGCGGCCGATGTCGGTCTCGACCTGGTTGAAGTCTCGCCGAACGCCGATCCGCCGGTGTGCAAGTTCCTCGATGTCGGCAAGTACCGGTATGAGGCCCAGAAAAAGGCCAATGCCGCGCGCAAGACCCAGAAGACGCAGGAGATCAAGGAGATCAAGATGCGTCCGAACATCGATGACCATGACTACGAGACCAAGATGCGTAACGTGGTCCGCTTCATCGGTGATGGCGACAAGGTGAAGGTCACCCTGCGCTTCCGCGGTCGTGAACTCTCGCACCAGCAGCTGGGCATGAACCTGCTGCGCCGCGTGCAGGAAGACGTCGCTGACATCGCCAAGATCGAAGCCTATCCGCGCATGGAAGGCCGCCAGATGCTGATGGTGCTCTCGCCCAAGTAA
- a CDS encoding GNAT family N-acetyltransferase, protein MQIRVATEADLPALHPVIERAYRGDSARAGWTFEADLLSDDRTDLGELTAIVCSASDRLLVAISEDGVPIGCVQVTSKGAGLAYLGLLCIDPVLQAGGLGRQLIAAAEDLARDVFGAHAMEMTVIDQRVELIAYYERRGYGRTGETRPFPVLVDPPLAMVVLEKALA, encoded by the coding sequence ATGCAAATTCGTGTCGCCACCGAGGCCGATCTTCCCGCGCTGCATCCGGTGATCGAGCGTGCCTATCGCGGCGACAGCGCAAGGGCGGGGTGGACGTTCGAGGCGGACCTGCTGAGCGATGACCGCACCGATCTCGGCGAATTGACGGCCATCGTGTGCAGTGCGTCCGATCGCCTGTTGGTGGCGATTTCCGAGGACGGTGTGCCGATCGGCTGCGTGCAGGTGACCTCCAAGGGGGCGGGACTGGCCTACCTGGGCCTGCTCTGCATCGATCCGGTGCTACAGGCGGGTGGTCTCGGCCGCCAGTTGATCGCGGCCGCCGAGGATCTTGCGCGAGACGTGTTCGGCGCGCACGCCATGGAAATGACGGTGATCGACCAGCGCGTTGAACTGATCGCCTATTACGAGCGGCGTGGTTATGGGCGGACGGGCGAGACGCGCCCCTTCCCGGTCCTGGTCGATCCGCCGCTGGCGATGGTCGTGCTGGAAAAGGCGTTGGCTTGA
- a CDS encoding DUF4019 domain-containing protein has protein sequence MPDPASDPTWGLTEKEKQTLRLIVRGHDAKSIARDLDLSIHTINERLRDARRKMAVSSSREAARLLLAAETDTPGPLPEMLGDRRMGEDPDRPANDHDDAPRDGAGPVRRRLWIIIGVLLMTLTLGLAVLAALTHASAPGVPTATATAADSEVVDAARQWLTLVDQGRWDDSYRDTGSAFRKLNTAQVWAATSEKVRVPLGAVLSRVLLSQEELPAPPNGYQVVRFRTRYANKAGAVETVSLEREEGKWRVVGVIIE, from the coding sequence ATGCCCGATCCCGCCAGCGATCCCACCTGGGGGTTGACCGAGAAGGAGAAGCAGACCCTTCGCCTGATCGTGCGCGGCCACGATGCCAAGTCGATCGCGCGCGATCTCGACCTCTCGATCCACACGATCAACGAGCGGCTGCGCGACGCCCGCCGCAAGATGGCGGTGTCGAGCAGCCGCGAAGCCGCGCGCCTGCTGCTGGCGGCGGAAACCGACACGCCAGGCCCTCTCCCCGAAATGTTAGGGGACAGACGAATGGGGGAGGACCCGGATCGCCCCGCGAACGATCATGACGATGCGCCGCGTGACGGCGCCGGGCCGGTGCGTCGCCGGCTCTGGATCATCATCGGAGTCCTGCTCATGACATTGACCCTCGGCCTTGCAGTGCTTGCCGCCCTCACCCATGCAAGCGCACCAGGTGTGCCGACCGCCACGGCCACCGCAGCCGACAGCGAAGTGGTGGACGCCGCCCGCCAGTGGCTCACGCTGGTCGATCAGGGCCGCTGGGACGACAGCTACCGGGACACCGGCTCGGCCTTCCGGAAACTGAACACCGCTCAGGTCTGGGCCGCAACCTCCGAAAAAGTGCGCGTGCCGCTCGGCGCCGTGCTCTCGCGCGTGCTGCTCAGCCAGGAGGAACTCCCCGCCCCGCCCAACGGCTACCAGGTAGTCAGGTTCCGCACCCGCTATGCCAACAAGGCCGGCGCGGTGGAGACCGTCTCGCTCGAACGCGAAGAAGGCAAGTGGCGGGTGGTGGGCGTCATCATCGAATAG
- the rutA gene encoding pyrimidine utilization protein A, with protein sequence MQVGVFVPINNNGWLISENAPQYLPSFDLNKEIARRAEKYGLDFLLSMIKLRGFGGKTQFWEYGLESFTLMAGLAAVTEKIRIFATCPTLIIPPAFAARMCNTIDSISHGRFGLNLITGWQPPEYTQMGLWPGDEHFRNRYDVLGEYAQVLRELWETGRSDFKGKYYEMDDCLVRPQPEADMKIICAGSSDAGLAFSAQWADYAFCLGKGVNTPTAFASNNDRLAKFTAETGRDVSVFVLVMVIAAETDEEAMAKWQSYNDGVDLEAIAWLADQGAKDTVNTDTNVRQLAAPEGAVNINMGTLVGSYESVARMLDEMAEVPNTGGVLLTFDDFLEGVEAFGTRIQPLMKSRAAAVRPA encoded by the coding sequence ATGCAAGTCGGCGTTTTTGTTCCCATCAACAACAATGGCTGGCTGATCAGCGAGAATGCCCCGCAATACCTGCCCAGCTTCGATCTCAACAAGGAGATCGCCCGGCGGGCCGAGAAATACGGGCTCGATTTCCTGCTCTCGATGATCAAGCTGCGCGGCTTCGGCGGCAAGACGCAGTTCTGGGAATATGGCCTCGAAAGCTTCACGCTGATGGCGGGGCTCGCGGCGGTGACCGAGAAGATCAGGATCTTCGCCACCTGCCCCACGCTCATCATCCCGCCCGCCTTTGCCGCGCGCATGTGCAACACCATCGACAGCATCAGCCACGGTCGCTTCGGGCTCAACCTCATCACCGGCTGGCAGCCGCCCGAGTATACGCAGATGGGCCTCTGGCCGGGCGACGAGCATTTTCGCAACCGCTACGATGTGCTGGGTGAATATGCGCAGGTGCTGCGCGAACTGTGGGAGACCGGCCGCTCGGACTTCAAGGGCAAGTACTATGAAATGGACGATTGCCTCGTCCGCCCGCAGCCCGAAGCCGACATGAAGATCATCTGCGCGGGCTCGTCCGATGCGGGCCTCGCCTTCTCGGCCCAGTGGGCGGACTATGCCTTCTGCCTCGGCAAGGGCGTCAACACCCCCACCGCCTTCGCCTCCAACAACGACCGCCTTGCCAAGTTCACCGCGGAAACCGGCCGCGACGTGTCAGTCTTTGTGCTGGTCATGGTGATCGCGGCCGAAACCGACGAGGAAGCGATGGCCAAGTGGCAGAGCTACAACGACGGCGTCGATCTCGAAGCCATCGCCTGGCTCGCCGACCAGGGCGCGAAGGACACGGTCAACACCGACACCAACGTACGCCAACTCGCGGCGCCGGAAGGGGCGGTGAACATCAACATGGGCACGCTGGTCGGCAGCTACGAAAGTGTGGCGCGCATGCTCGACGAGATGGCCGAGGTGCCCAACACCGGCGGCGTGCTGCTGACTTTCGACGATTTCCTTGAGGGCGTGGAGGCCTTCGGTACGCGCATCCAACCGCTGATGAAAAGCAGGGCCGCAGCGGTACGTCCTGCCTGA
- the rutD gene encoding pyrimidine utilization protein D — translation MPEAGGLYYETYGSAEAPPLILSSGLGGSAGYWAPNLAALAAHFRVLAYDHRGTGRSERALPETTSVEDMAGDVIQLMDTLGIERAHFIGHALGGAIGVETAIRSGRIDRLVVVNGWRSLSPHTRRCFAARLALLHGAGERAFLEAQPLFLYPPDWIAAHDGDLAAELDHHLAAFPGIATTAKRIAAVQAYAPDPAGLAALENLLVVATRDDFLVPYASALDLAEPVEHADVATFDWGGHACNVTDPEAFNRLVLEFLRS, via the coding sequence TTGCCTGAGGCTGGCGGGCTCTACTACGAAACGTATGGGAGCGCGGAGGCTCCCCCGCTCATCCTGTCGAGCGGCCTTGGCGGCTCGGCGGGCTACTGGGCGCCGAACCTCGCGGCACTGGCCGCGCATTTCCGCGTCCTCGCCTATGACCACCGCGGCACCGGCCGCAGCGAGCGCGCTTTGCCGGAGACCACATCGGTCGAGGATATGGCGGGCGACGTGATCCAGTTGATGGACACTCTCGGCATTGAGCGGGCGCATTTCATCGGCCATGCGCTGGGCGGCGCCATCGGCGTCGAGACCGCCATCCGCAGCGGCCGGATCGACCGGCTGGTGGTCGTCAACGGCTGGCGCTCGCTCTCCCCGCATACCCGGCGGTGCTTTGCCGCCCGCCTGGCCCTGCTGCACGGCGCAGGCGAGCGCGCGTTCCTCGAAGCGCAGCCGCTGTTCCTCTACCCGCCCGACTGGATTGCCGCGCACGACGGTGACCTTGCGGCCGAGCTCGATCACCACCTCGCCGCCTTCCCCGGCATCGCCACCACCGCCAAGCGCATTGCCGCGGTGCAGGCCTATGCGCCCGATCCTGCAGGGCTTGCCGCGCTCGAAAACCTGCTGGTCGTTGCCACGCGCGATGATTTCCTGGTGCCCTATGCCTCTGCGCTCGATCTCGCCGAGCCGGTAGAGCATGCCGATGTCGCCACATTCGACTGGGGCGGCCACGCCTGCAACGTGACCGATCCGGAAGCTTTCAATCGCCTCGTTCTCGAATTTCTCAGGAGCTGA
- the rutC gene encoding pyrimidine utilization protein C, producing MPFEPINPPQFPTPIAPYSAGAKAGNVVYVSGVLALGEGGAVLHVGDAAAQTRHVLEVIKTTVEAAGGTMADIAMNHIFLKDLNDYAAFNAVYAEYFPGDKPARYCIKCELVKPDCLVEIASVAHLA from the coding sequence ATGCCTTTCGAACCGATCAATCCGCCGCAGTTCCCCACCCCCATCGCGCCCTATTCGGCCGGGGCCAAGGCGGGCAATGTTGTCTACGTCTCGGGCGTGCTGGCGCTGGGCGAGGGCGGTGCGGTGCTCCATGTCGGCGATGCCGCCGCACAGACGCGCCATGTGCTGGAGGTCATCAAGACCACGGTAGAGGCCGCCGGGGGGACGATGGCGGACATTGCCATGAACCACATCTTCCTCAAGGACCTGAACGATTACGCCGCTTTCAACGCGGTCTACGCCGAGTATTTCCCGGGCGATAAGCCCGCCCGCTACTGCATCAAGTGCGAACTGGTGAAGCCGGATTGCCTCGTCGAGATAGCCTCGGTCGCCCACCTTGCCTGA